DNA from Chryseobacterium wanjuense:
AGCCCGCCACAAGATCCTTCCGCCAAGTAAATTCGGTCTGATACAAATCACGAGACAAAGAAACCGTCCGGAAAAACAGATCGACACCAAAGAAGAAAACCCGAACAAAGACGGAGAAATCGTAGCACCGATCGTCATTGTGGAAAGAATGGGTGAAACCCTTAGAACCATCATGCAAAAGGAAAAAGGAAAACTTTACCTGCATGTGCATCCATTCGTGGAAGCATACCTTACAAAAGGAATCAACAGCTTCCAGATGAAATGGTTTATGAAATACAAAAAATGGGTAACCGTCATCCCAAGGGATTCTTTTAAATATTTAGAATACAGGATTTATAATTCGAATAAAGAAGAATTGATAGGATATTCTAATTAATACAAAATTTTAAACCTCCAGTTTTTCTGGAGGTTTTTTTTGTTGATTTTCGGAAAGGGAATTTATTTTTCCCATTCATACTTCTGTTCTACAGTAAACCTCTGATTTGTTATTACTTTACTGGACTTCGGAAGATTTTCAGCAACTTTGGCAAAAATTTTATTCATATGAGCCTCTTTTGCTTCAACATAATCTTTTAAACTTATTTTTTCTTTATTTAAAAATTTTGGTTTGAAAGTGATTGTACTTTTATCATCAACATTTACAGATTCAGCTTTCCAAATGTCATGATCTTTATTTTCTGTACGGATATCCAGAATTAAACCCGGAAGACCATAAAACTTGAAAGGTCCCGCAGAATATGGAAGATCTTTTGTAAAGTAGGCAATAATCTTTGATCCTCTAAATGTTCCTGTAGCTTTATAGCATTTATATCCCGCAATTGTTTTAGTTTGATCTTCTTCTATTTTCCAAGTGGGCTTTGGAACTTTATCATAAATAAAAAAATCTCTGCTATCGACATTAGCAGTGAAAAAGAAATTCCTTTCAGAATCATCGTTTAAGTCAGAAACAAAATATTGTTTTGTTGGTTTTTTACCATTATCTAAATTAACAGCCATAGTCCAGTCTCCAGTCAATTTATTTTGTGTTACAATTGAATCCTGAATTGATATGGTCTGATTGTTTTTAATATAAAGGTCTTCATGAGATGTTGTAAAAGGTGACAAAACCCTAAGATACTTCACATGAATTTGTTGTGAGAAATAAAATCCGGAAATAAAAAGTAATGTTAATAAAATAATTTTTTTCATAAGAATGTGTTTGTAGACGATAACCCTTTCAGAGTTTAAAACTCTGAAAGGGTTGTTAAACTGTTTAAGTTAAATAAATTAAGTTAACCAAAATCCTGCAACTTGCAAAGCAACTTTTACTCCATTTTGCCAAGCTTGACAACTTGCTAAATTCGGTTGATCGGAGTAAACTGTTTCCTGACCTACTACTTGTCCTCCAGACCAGTAGGTAATTACAACACCACATTGTTGAACATCTGCTTTTTGTTCAGTTTTTTCTTTTTTTCCGGTTTCTTTGGCGACATTTCCATTGTCTTTGGCGCTAACAAGACCTGCAACTCCGAAAGCTGC
Protein-coding regions in this window:
- a CDS encoding GLPGLI family protein, with translation MKKIILLTLLFISGFYFSQQIHVKYLRVLSPFTTSHEDLYIKNNQTISIQDSIVTQNKLTGDWTMAVNLDNGKKPTKQYFVSDLNDDSERNFFFTANVDSRDFFIYDKVPKPTWKIEEDQTKTIAGYKCYKATGTFRGSKIIAYFTKDLPYSAGPFKFYGLPGLILDIRTENKDHDIWKAESVNVDDKSTITFKPKFLNKEKISLKDYVEAKEAHMNKIFAKVAENLPKSSKVITNQRFTVEQKYEWEK